The Treponema phagedenis DNA segment CCAAAAGTCAGTATGCCGATTGTTTGCAATGAATAACAGATAAAAGCAATCGCCCCGAGTATTCCTCCGGAGATAATATAGCGCATGTTGACGGCTTTCAATCTCTTATAAAAAATAATGCAAAGCAGCACAAACGAAAGCCCGAATCTGAGCGCAAGCAGAAAATTCGGTTTAAAAAATGCGGCCGAGTTGCCAAGCACGGTAAAAGAGCTTCCCCAAATAAGAGTAACAAGCAAAAGTTCCACTCGGGATTTAATTTCCTGTTTTGAAAAAGACTGCATAGCGCAGACTATACAAAAAAAACGAAAATTATAAAAGCGGGTACCGGTGCGGCGCACAACAAGAGCATGAACAAAGGGCGCCTGTCCTTTTACCCTCGCTTTTAATACAAACCAAGACAATTTTATAAAAAGAGCCCGACACGGCGCAAGGGCGAGCAATTTACCATAGGAATGCTTAAATCCACAAGCCCCTGCCAACGATCTGATTAACCCAAGGCTTACGCGAGGTACAAGGGGCGGCAGCCCCTTGTACCTCGCGTTTAAGTGCCGATCCCAAGCGATGTTTAAAATCGGAAATTCTCATTTTTAGATTTCGATTTTCAACTCGTCGACTTAGTTTATCACAAATATAAAAAACGAAGTCATGGACTCCGCTATCGCTTCGCTTTTTTTTACGCTATTTTAAGCGCGCAAAAAGGATTTGGCTTCGTCCGCCTAATGCAAAGCTTTATTACCACAACAGCTCTCCCCTATCCACATTGTCTTTTTCACGTATCTTCATATAGATCCTTTTCATAACAATTCATGTAAAGGTTCTTGAGCTTGCCGCTATTCATTCGCTGCTTAAATTCTTGCTTGAATTTTTCAGTATGAACATTTATACTGCAAGAGTGCGTAAGCATTTTATTTTTATTTTTTTACTTTTCTCTTATACTTGTTTTGCGGATTTAGATATTTCGAATTCTTCCTTTTATGATTATGATAATGCACAACTTTCCTTGCGGGCAATTCAGCTCGCGTATCCCGAATTGGAAGCTCATGTGGTATACGATCCGCAGGCAAAGGATTGGTGCTTGCAAACAAAAAAGGAAACACTGTACTGGGCACACGGAAGAATGTTGTCGAAAAATGAAAAAGATCGATGGAACGAGTGGCGAGCGCTTATCGATTATTTTTATCCTGACACTCCTTTTGATCCGCAGTATTTAATAAAAGAAGAACTTGAGCGTTTAAAGCCCCGGAATCTTGCGCCTTCCCGAGCCAAGATGAAAACATATAATAATGCTTTTTTTAAGCTTTTATACGGGAATTATACAAAGTCGGACATATTGAAAAAACTTACCCGCCGTTACACTTTTTTGGGAAAACCGATATTTATACACAAACATATTGCCGGCAAGTTAACTGCCGTTGAAAATAAAATCTTTGCAAAAGCTCACCGCTCTCCTGAAGTGCGTCAGTTTGTTAAAAATGTTTTGAGAGCTGACGGGTTTAGCTGGCGAAGTATTCGCGATTCTGAACAGCGCAGCAATCACAGCTGGGGAATTGCACTGGATATCCTCCCAAAAGATTGGAAAAAATATAATGTATACTGGCTCTGGGCTGCACATAAAAAAGAAATGTGGATGAAAATTCCTCCTAAAAACCGCTGGAGCCCGCCTCAAGAAATTATCGATATTTTTGAAAGTGAGGGGTTTATTTGGGGCGGTAAGTGGATGCTTTGGGATACCATGCATTTTGAATATCGCCCCGAGCTTATCATATTACAAAAACTCCTTTCCGAGAATAAAGAGTATCGGTATCATGAGGAAAACATCCGTATTTCTTCTGAGGATTTTCCGCCCGATTATTTTTTACCGGAGGTTGTTTTTGCAGAAAAAAATATACTGAAAAAAAACCACCCGGTGTCTAAAAGCGAATTATTTTCTGACGCGGTAAAAAATACGCTTGCACAACAACAAACGTTATCTGCCGTATTGAACGTATCTTTTAAAAAATATATTTTTATTCCCGTGCAAGAACCGAAAAATATACAAACCGCAGTTTTTGCACTCATTAATCGACAAACAAGTCAATTTGCAAAAAACAAAAAAGCGATGCAGCATAAAAGAGAAAACATGCTGACAGATTTTAAAACTGCATATATTTCGGTTCTGCAAATTCTTGAAAACCACAAAAAGGCGACTGCAATGCTCCTCCCCGCATTGGTCCAGGATAATAGAAAACTGCAAGCTCGATCCGAACTCTATATGCAGGCAATTAAAAACGCCTCAATTGAAGCAAAAAAAATCCGCGCAAAACACCGAATAACTTCAAAAGAAGAGTCTGTAAAAGAAGCCCTCCTTTTTGCGACTACCATGGAAAAAAGGCAAAAAGATAGTATACATTCACTCGGCATTATATCGCCGGTAAATATTTTTCCTGAACACTTCGGCATATTCGGCAGTTTGAAAAACGCTCTTGTTTTTGCCAAATCCTATGATTTAAAACAAACAACTGCCGAAAATTTTATAAACCCAATTATCTTATCCCGCTAATTGCGCGGATACAATGCGGATAACCAACTTGGAGTATTAGCATGATTTCTATCACAGAGATGAGTTTTTTATATTTTATCCTCGGCAGCTTATCGGCAGCTTTTTTAATCTTTTTTATAGGCTTGAGCATGGGTAAACTTACCGCAAGAAAAGAAATGCAACGACTTTTAAAAGAAGCCCGTGAAGATGCGGTAAAACGCTCTCGGGCTGTACTCGGCGGGCAATTTTCAGAACAGATTGCGCCCTTTTTACCCGGCTTCCCCGCAGACCCTACGGAAATTCGTTTTATTGGAAAGCCCATAGATTTTATCGCTTTTGTCGGCAACTCCATGGAAGATATTTCAGAAGTGCTTTTCATTGAAGTAAAATCAGGAAAATCGGAGTTAAGCAAAACGGAAAAATCTCTTAAACGAGCTATTGAAAGCGGTTTTGTTCGCTGGGTTGAGTATCGAGTACCGCCGTATTAAATTAGTTGTGCTTTGTAAACAATTCCGGTGTGTCGAACTCTTTTTAAAATGTACTTAATTATTTTTTAAATCTGCAATCAGGGCAACCTAAGATATGAATGTGTTTGCTTTCGTCCTTACGCTCAAAAAGCCGCGCAATCAGGTAAGATTCTCCACCGAGCTTTTTATGGCAAACAGGGCAAGATCGTTCAACATTAGATTCAGTATGCGGATAGCAGTGCGGACAGCCGTAAATATAGCAAAGTTTATCGTCCGAATCGGAATACACTGCAGACTGCACACGTTCGTTCTTTTTTAACTTTTTTCCGCAAACAGGGCAAAACCCTGGATCGCCGGCTTTTCCATATTCAGGTATTTTTTCCTGCCCCGCTTTTTTAGTGAACATGCTGAAAACAGCGTAACCGATCACTAATAAAAAAATACCAACAAATGTTAATATAAGCCAAGAAAACGGAGATGTAATCATATGTGGTAGTATATACTTTTTTTCGTTTTATTGCAAAGCCTTTCAAATACAAAGAACCGGAGTTTATGCATAAAAATTTTTACCTCTTTATTGTGTGAGAGACATCGGTGAAAATAATTTACACAACAAAAAGCATACCACATTGCTTCCAAGACGAGTTCTTAGTTCGAGGGCGAAGCTTTACAATTTTTCTATACTTCGCCTCCGAGTTTTGCCTGGTTACGCCGGAGTATCAGGCAAAACATCGTTCGGAATTGAACAACGGTGAGTAACTTACCATAGTAATGCTGAATCTACACGCCACTTATGGTTAATGTTCATAAGTAATTTCATTCCTCCAGTTTAATGTAATACGTCAATAATTTCACCTCGGTAAAATATAGGGGTGAAATATTCATTGAAAACTTATAGGGGTGAAATTATCACAGATTAAAGACATTTTATAAAAAAGAGCTTGACACAACGGGTTGGTTTTGCCATCCATGTCAAAAACTAACCTGGCTGCGTGGAACCACCGCCATCCGTAGCGGTTCTGAGTTTGACAACGGTGAGCAATTTACCATAGTGATGCTGAAGCTGCAAGTTAATTATGATTAACACTCAAAGTAGTATAACAGCAGCTTAATTATACAAAACGCTGCACGAGTTGAGACATCGAAAGGGCGTTGTTGCAGGGTGTTTTTCAGATTTGTTTTTTCGGGTG contains these protein-coding regions:
- a CDS encoding M15 family metallopeptidase, translated to MNIYTARVRKHFIFIFLLFSYTCFADLDISNSSFYDYDNAQLSLRAIQLAYPELEAHVVYDPQAKDWCLQTKKETLYWAHGRMLSKNEKDRWNEWRALIDYFYPDTPFDPQYLIKEELERLKPRNLAPSRAKMKTYNNAFFKLLYGNYTKSDILKKLTRRYTFLGKPIFIHKHIAGKLTAVENKIFAKAHRSPEVRQFVKNVLRADGFSWRSIRDSEQRSNHSWGIALDILPKDWKKYNVYWLWAAHKKEMWMKIPPKNRWSPPQEIIDIFESEGFIWGGKWMLWDTMHFEYRPELIILQKLLSENKEYRYHEENIRISSEDFPPDYFLPEVVFAEKNILKKNHPVSKSELFSDAVKNTLAQQQTLSAVLNVSFKKYIFIPVQEPKNIQTAVFALINRQTSQFAKNKKAMQHKRENMLTDFKTAYISVLQILENHKKATAMLLPALVQDNRKLQARSELYMQAIKNASIEAKKIRAKHRITSKEESVKEALLFATTMEKRQKDSIHSLGIISPVNIFPEHFGIFGSLKNALVFAKSYDLKQTTAENFINPIILSR
- a CDS encoding Holliday junction resolvase-like protein gives rise to the protein MISITEMSFLYFILGSLSAAFLIFFIGLSMGKLTARKEMQRLLKEAREDAVKRSRAVLGGQFSEQIAPFLPGFPADPTEIRFIGKPIDFIAFVGNSMEDISEVLFIEVKSGKSELSKTEKSLKRAIESGFVRWVEYRVPPY